ggactgtttcaaagtttagtgcacataaccaatgtcaaatgtatatgtgttgtcttgaattctgatgtgtgccattattacggtaaacaagtaataatgtggattaattgctgtatcttgtctgtggtaattggagtgtggatgtaatctcgttgttgttgcactcgtgtaatgacaatgacaataaatctcatctatctatctactctGAAAGGGGGGGGAGATTACcacgaaaaacaaaaacaaaaaaataaaaaacaggaaaataattactcagaaaaactgggaaaaaatagtaaaaaaaaaaaaaaaaaaaaaaaaaaaaaacaggaaaaaatagtaaaaaaaaacaaaaaaacagaaatacattgtcaaaaaacaaacctaaaaataaattactcagcgTCTTGCCATTTTTATTCTCAATCTTACAAACTGACTTGTTTGCGTGGAGCCAAACAATCAACATTGTTCAGTGCATTACTGCAGCCACAGCGCCCCCTCTGGCTACGCCCCTGTCTTCTGCTATTTTAACAGTGTATGATGCACTTTTTTTGCATAAAGCGTTCATTTCAGTCAAGTATCATGAAATTGTATGTTAAATGTGATTTCGCTAATTAAGGAGCccacggaggaaaaagaaacaaacttttttttgctctctctctccttaTTGTTCCTCGGTCAGGCGCCATATGTCCTCATTCACTTTGGACCTTTTGTCCTTATCATCTGTCCAACTTTATCACCCATCTGCAGTTCTTCTCCACAGTCACAcgcttacatttattttgacgtTTCTCAGTGAGAACAATCGTGTGAACATGCAGAGATGGATTTTGTGAGGCTGTTTGGTGCCGTTATCGCCGTGTTGTTCCACCCAGGATCTGCTTCCAAAAGAAATGGTAAGAAACTGGCTCATTTCTCACTCTCAGCCCACTTCGGTTTTAGCACCAACGTTGTTGGAGGAAGTTTGTAGAAGGAACTGTggcgattttttttatttttccgttGTTGTGACGCTGCAGTATGAAGTTTAAAATACGCATTTTATGTGCATTAAAACCGTAAACAGGCTGCGTTCCATTTCAGCTGATCATCACGTGACCTGAGATGCGAACTGTGTTTTGTCATCAGTTCACTTTTTGTCCACAAACTGAGCAAAAACAAGAAGGAAGgtcaaaatgttttgtttctgtttagtTGGAGCATCGGTTCGTCGTTTCATGCGCACTGCGCAAAAGTTTTGAAACTTTAGAAAACAACGGATTGAAAGTGCTGGAATAAAGTAATAAAGCagacgtgtgtatatatatatatatatatatatatatatatatatatatatatatatatatatatatatatatatatatatgtgtgtgtgtgtgtgtgtgtgtggtatttaAAATCTGTGATTTTAAAAATACCTGATTTATTTTGAGTGATAAAactacataattttaaaaaattctgaaATGTTTAAAGACTTTCATATgtatgtaataataatatattgaaatCAATTGGATGTTTAGTCAGattttcgcttttttttttttttgtttgcacacAAATTTTTTAATGAAGTTTGTAACTTGATAATTGATTCATTCCTTTAATACAATAAGGGGAAGGGGATTCTATTCGTTTTATGGGGAATAGGAATATTTGGGTATTTAAAATTTGAATTTCTCTTGACCCACCAATATAAGCAAAAGACGTTAAATAATGCATTTGTACAAATTGAGTACCTAAAATTTTTGATAACATggtatatttttaaatgttttactgGGTTCCTTCATTGTAATTTCCTGTAACCTTGACacattttttctgtattttgATTACATCTTGATTTAACATTTATCTTTTTTGCACAAAGCACTTTGAGATTAATTTGACATAATAATCGTGATGTATGGacagcacgatggcttagtggttagcactgttgcctcacaacaaaaaggtcatgggttcagttcccacctgtggcctttctgtgtggactttgcacatctccccatgtttgcattggttccctccgggtgctctgggttcctcccacatataaagacatgcaggttagtgaactggaaacttttgtAATTGccaaggtctcccttgcaaaaaaggtctcaatctcagtgggactaacctggttaaataaaggttaaattaaacaagaaattaacTTGAATTCTAATTGTGTGTATTACTTACTGTAACTTGTGAGGACATTATTACGGTAACTCAGGTAATAACTAGATGAGAAGCAAGTATTTTAATCATATTAACCCCATCTTACAAAGTGTTTCTAATGAACCAGCACACTGCTGCGAGGTATTGTACTTAAATGTACTTTGTGAATCCATGCCTTCTTCCAGATCCTCTTCACAGTTAATAGTGTACTCAAAATCCAGGTCCCACCTATGCGCCAACAATTGGTTTGTAatgagttgcagccctagttgtaATACGTTCCAGAAATAAAAGTATTTACTGTGTAGCAgcacggtgaatcacggggcacagtgaatcagtagctatatctgcaaaactacatatatatttgcagcagttataccGTATTTTTATGCACAAAGACCCCCACTtataattagtgttttgtttttgaatacattaagggtaaactaagtggcaagtgaagtcagtttttttcctatcaaaagtaaattttgtggatgtcagtgtctttgtatttattctcacaacagaggaaaggtggcccaaaaagttATTAGTTaaaagactaccccgtccaactgatgagtatgtgttatgtcttctccagactgtcagctatttgataacatgactcatgtgtgtcacatgtacccagggcacagtgaatcagtctagaaagtgatttactaagccccagtatcaagtggatgacaaatattacttgttgaagcttatacatttatttttccatgaattatttctataatctgtgtatataaacaactgttttcacatttgaacagaaattatgacagttgtatttataatagtttctaaaggacttgtatcactatataagacactcatgttgtgtgggccgctgaagaggaggtactgctgacccaccaccgccagatggcgccctgcgagagggcgtcatagcaaccgggagtgacagctgtcacccatcatcagcaccagctgtcactcattcacatcataccaccaccaccataaagaccggactgcaactccacctccccgccgagaaatcagctaccttggaggtaacttctcagctgtattcaactctgacaaatagtctgaactctttttgcagccgttttcctgtggtgttgccttatctggggaattggcgtttggtgtgatcagcgacggcttcgcttcacactccaaccagataagtggttagacaggagctgcacgagtgtgtgattggaggtggaggtgctccctcccaaaagaacacagacggtggaattactgagtgtgcgaactcacactcatcaaaactgtttctgttctctgccagcagtacccggtctgacagctggagacggtggccacctggggctccatgacttggcggctccggtgttcttcagatccgttggcggtgagggctgtgtgggatccggctcggttctagacggacgtctcctatcctcaagcctgctcacacgtcactcaacatttaattgtctgtggtaccaaaactgtttgtctgtattccgttgtgcatttcacaacattaaattgttactgtttggcttatccattgtccgttcatttagcgccccctgttgtgggtacgtgttcctacaccttcacaacaactcacacattacatagctggtttactggattatagtttgtatatgcatcagcatatatttaataattttgaagaaatctcaagttgattcactgtgccccgtgaattagtgtccggggcacagtgaatcaaaaattttaaaattgcctGTAAATTACacgggagacataaataacacagccttataaacaacaacatgctgtattaaatccacaatagaatgacctaaacctatgcataatgtgtttatgctgccacaaaacaacatttctgatccactgtgccccggcttcccctagtCATCtgcatgaggaaaaaaaattagttAAATACAGGTCTTGTACTGCTGTCTTTCTACCATATATTTTTCTCTGCCCATGCTGTCAGAAAACATGGGAATGCTTTGAAAGTATCATGTAATGTCATTTAACTTGATATTCTAAGTTGTGCAGATTCatcttattctttatttattcttttgCTGCTTTATATTTTTCTGAGTAGCAGTAGAAATCTGAACACTTTGTTTTCTGATGTCATGTTGTGTCCAGGGAAAAGAATTTGCAGGCGTGGGACAGAGCGTCCATGCTACAAGGTGTCCTACATGCAGGATAGCAGATGGAGGTTGAACTTTGAGGATGCTAGTCAGGCTTGCAGATTGGACGGCGGTGAGTTGCTGAGCATTGAAACAGAAGGCGAACAGCGTCTGGTAGAAAGGTTCATACAGGATCTCCAGGCTGGGGATGGAGACTTTTGGATTGGGCTCCGTCGTAGCCCAGGGCACTTCAGGGCAGAGACCAGAAGCCCAGGTTGCCCCTCACAATACTATTGGCTGGATGGAAGCAAGGCCAAGTTCAGGTATTTTTAATATGTCTGGCATTATAACCGTTGATGCAAAGAAAATCAATATTTTTACAAACCTGTGAGAACATAAACCCAGGGATGTACCACACTGAATGGAAATGCAGTGCTGGAAAAAGATCATGTGCTTTAAAAGCCACCCGTGCTTGTGTGGGTGTAATGACATGTCTGTTTTGCCGCAGGAACTGGCACTGGGATGAGCCATCttgtggtggggagatgtgtgtggTTTTGTACTATCAGCCTTCTGCACCACGGGACGAAGAAGGCCATTTCTTGTTCCAGTGGAATGATCACAACTGCAATGCCAAGAACAACTATGTCTGCAAATATGCAGAAGGTCAGCCAGTCAAACACAGAACATGCCTGCAGCTGATAGAGGAGGGTGGGAGTTATGTGATCACACTGCATGTGTGTTATCAAACAGCTCAGGGCCGTATCTTGACGGCAGAGCGCAAACACATGGTGCAAATCTTTTCGGGTCTGTCCAAGGTCTGTTTGCTATTGAGATGTTGCAAAAAACGAATGCAAAGGGATTGGATTTTTTGTCTTCATGAGTCAAAGGTGGGACTGGCGGCAAACACAAATTCAGTCACTTAGTGTTACCTGACTTGTCCTTTAACTGTGGTGTTAACCAAATGCAGATGTATTTTTCGCCAAATGATGGACTCATGCTGACATAACACTGCAAGCTGCTATGACCTTTAgattaacatataaataaatggtCTGCACTTTTCCATCTCAGTATGAAGCTcagagcactttacaatgatgtctcacattcacccatggacacactgatgtcagggtgctgccatgaaaggcactcaactgcacaccgtGAGCAACTGTGGTATTAAGGACTTTGCTAGAGGACCCTTAGAGATGATGCTATCcagtggtctcaagcccaaatcttaaccatt
The sequence above is drawn from the Thalassophryne amazonica chromosome 4, fThaAma1.1, whole genome shotgun sequence genome and encodes:
- the laynb gene encoding layilin isoform X5 — encoded protein: MDFVRLFGAVIAVLFHPGSASKRNGKRICRRGTERPCYKVSYMQDSRWRLNFEDASQACRLDGGELLSIETEGEQRLVERFIQDLQAGDGDFWIGLRRSPGHFRAETRSPGCPSQYYWLDGSKAKFRNWHWDEPSCGGEMCVVLYYQPSAPRDEEGHFLFQWNDHNCNAKNNYVCKYAEEKLPTFAEERNTVHAVSSLRPNILSTTESDEMIRIGLPESSPPCIFLTSFTQVFLFCCCCCLQLPGSSATNTMSRDQASACQQQLQFPAPYKDLMPSVTSPNCLTPLRTAVQQQTSLQSTPALPPRAYSVMTMRTCHAW
- the laynb gene encoding layilin isoform X4, which produces MDFVRLFGAVIAVLFHPGSASKRNGKRICRRGTERPCYKVSYMQDSRWRLNFEDASQACRLDGGELLSIETEGEQRLVERFIQDLQAGDGDFWIGLRRSPGHFRAETRSPGCPSQYYWLDGSKAKFRNWHWDEPSCGGEMCVVLYYQPSAPRDEEGHFLFQWNDHNCNAKNNYVCKYAEEKLPTFAEERNTVHAVSSLRPNILSTTESDEMIRIGLPESSPPCIFLTSFTQVFLFCCCCCLQLPGSSATNTMSRGGRQSPGVIFMPADQASACQQQLQFPAPYKDLMPSVTSPNCLTPLRTAVQQQTSLQSTPALPPRAYSVMTMRTCHAW
- the laynb gene encoding layilin isoform X3, with the protein product MDFVRLFGAVIAVLFHPGSASKRNGKRICRRGTERPCYKVSYMQDSRWRLNFEDASQACRLDGGELLSIETEGEQRLVERFIQDLQAGDGDFWIGLRRSPGHFRAETRSPGCPSQYYWLDGSKAKFRNWHWDEPSCGGEMCVVLYYQPSAPRDEEGHFLFQWNDHNCNAKNNYVCKYAEEKLPTFAEERNTVHAVSSLRPNILSTTESDEMIRIGLPESSHSTLYISYILYASIPVLLLLLFAAAGFFCYKHHVKRSSQCMSTAAAVPCAIQGPYAFSDITKLSHATPDSSAAADISSKYPCTSSQGLQCDDYENVSCLVRESGFVTNDIYETCKTQSRRCHNQTGWVENDIYG